One part of the Pseudoalteromonas piscicida genome encodes these proteins:
- a CDS encoding immunity 49 family protein gives MVKNHYSYAKRTYDRANKLYEKSNSIFLETLQKNGCHTLSTFASLNLEEMFPLEVLESPGSDKAWHYIARALQLKLAIFQFNESPDSIFKFAYDNEVIELSGQLSPQYANIFNWQKALFCAIITRNQTAIDYLITVDNSVFKSAKYSEQLLPFDFAYVDLLKAIFTPSADLNQAIEKALIASDPNDCSEDDVYLYSSRLEWPIVSVILGIFTDDSGTEYNQAVESASALHNEYYNTDDRRYSLDGAISIPLTAMASLAKDIKGYDLTTENGYIPDWLVNPNPPK, from the coding sequence ATGGTTAAAAATCACTATAGTTACGCAAAGCGAACGTACGACAGAGCGAATAAGCTATATGAGAAAAGTAATAGTATTTTTTTAGAAACACTTCAAAAAAATGGCTGTCATACGTTATCTACATTCGCGTCGTTAAATTTAGAAGAGATGTTCCCTCTTGAAGTTCTCGAAAGTCCAGGTAGCGACAAAGCATGGCATTACATTGCAAGAGCCTTACAGCTGAAGCTTGCTATTTTCCAATTTAATGAAAGCCCTGATAGCATATTCAAATTTGCCTATGATAACGAAGTAATTGAACTATCTGGGCAGCTATCTCCACAATATGCAAACATATTTAATTGGCAAAAAGCGCTGTTCTGCGCCATTATCACTCGAAATCAAACTGCGATTGATTACTTAATAACTGTAGATAACTCAGTTTTTAAATCAGCCAAATATTCAGAGCAGCTCTTGCCTTTTGATTTTGCATATGTTGATTTGCTCAAAGCTATTTTTACACCCAGTGCAGATTTAAACCAAGCGATAGAAAAAGCGTTAATCGCCAGTGATCCAAATGACTGTAGTGAAGACGACGTATACCTTTATTCAAGTCGCTTAGAATGGCCAATAGTGTCTGTGATTCTTGGTATATTTACCGATGATAGTGGAACGGAATACAACCAGGCAGTAGAGAGTGCTAGCGCCCTGCATAATGAATACTATAACACTGATGACCGAAGGTACTCGTTAGACGGAGCTATTTCAATACCTCTCACTGCCATGGCTTCATTAGCAAAAGACATTAAAGGTTACGACTTGACCACAGAAAATGGCTATATACCTGATTGGTTGGTAAACCCTAACCCACCAAAATGA